The following are from one region of the Lacinutrix sp. Bg11-31 genome:
- a CDS encoding Two component regulator three Y domain protein, which translates to MKNLQLTIVFLFITLLSFAGISNTEKEALVALHTSTNGEQWTKKWDLSADVTTWYGVTIENSRVVELNLQFNNLNGTLPQQIGNLIALRKINLGFNKLSGNLPSSISNLKGLISLELFLNKFEGTIPSFLGDLKNLEVLALYSNSFTGTIPTELATLNNLKELQLGSNFLTGNIPTEMGLLSNLEKLSLIDNKLEGHIPLELTDLKNLEELILSENKLTGNLPLQFSQLTKLSTLMVSDNNMDIEYATVVEDRASVKNAIVTFNNTYVVERD; encoded by the coding sequence ATGAAAAATTTACAACTTACTATAGTTTTTCTTTTTATAACACTGTTAAGTTTTGCTGGAATTTCTAATACAGAAAAAGAAGCATTAGTTGCATTGCATACTTCCACAAATGGAGAGCAATGGACTAAAAAATGGGATTTGAGTGCAGATGTTACTACATGGTATGGTGTAACAATAGAAAATAGTAGAGTTGTTGAACTTAATCTACAATTCAATAACTTAAACGGAACACTTCCTCAGCAAATAGGAAACTTAATAGCTTTAAGAAAAATTAATTTAGGTTTTAATAAACTATCTGGAAATCTACCATCTTCAATATCTAATTTAAAAGGACTAATATCTTTAGAATTGTTTTTAAATAAGTTTGAAGGTACTATTCCTTCGTTTTTAGGAGACCTAAAGAACTTAGAAGTTTTAGCATTATACAGTAATAGCTTTACAGGAACTATTCCAACAGAGCTTGCTACTTTAAATAACTTAAAAGAATTACAATTAGGAAGTAATTTTCTAACAGGTAATATACCAACAGAAATGGGTTTATTATCTAATCTTGAGAAATTAAGTTTAATAGATAACAAGTTAGAAGGGCATATACCTTTAGAGTTAACAGATTTAAAAAATTTAGAAGAACTAATACTTTCTGAAAATAAGTTAACAGGAAATTTACCATTACAATTTAGTCAATTAACCAAGTTAAGTACGTTAATGGTTAGTGATAATAATATGGATATAGAGTATGCTACAGTAGTAGAAGATAGAGCAAGTGTAAAAAACGCTATCGTAACGTTTAATAATACTTATGTAGTAGAAAGAGACTAA
- a CDS encoding CPXCG motif-containing cysteine-rich protein has product MFEHFFQCPYCWETVSMLLDSSVKDQTYVEDCEVCCNPIQLSPKFFDSELVGFEALNIEQ; this is encoded by the coding sequence ATGTTCGAGCACTTTTTTCAATGCCCTTATTGCTGGGAAACAGTATCAATGTTACTTGATAGTAGTGTTAAAGATCAAACTTATGTAGAGGATTGTGAGGTTTGTTGTAACCCAATTCAACTTTCTCCAAAGTTTTTTGATTCGGAACTAGTTGGTTTTGAAGCCTTAAATATAGAACAGTAA
- a CDS encoding T9SS type A sorting domain-containing protein — translation MKKNYFLLLIVCAFGLNAQTTVNYLQKKANYTIVSDGADMFDDGTENIGMWANNNNKQVVAFRNFTETGLPGGIPSTMAIGDSFTIKLNATRAYGQIGIALLSSPTSTATWADRHNNYAVQVNMNGNGGTYPPIEVVSNGGAIDATSINGSTTYTDFNFKFTLLSSTTMQVSLNDGVETYSIQLNNQNITGYSIYLADDWNGTTNSNIYWKPTTAYVYSQTLGIKTNDLIKGLEISPNPVQTTFSVNKDVSKLSIYDVSGKLIKSFIGDYNKGKAFNIDNISKGLYLVQIENKLGATWTTKLIKL, via the coding sequence ATGAAAAAAAATTATTTTCTATTATTAATAGTTTGTGCATTTGGGTTAAATGCTCAAACAACTGTTAATTATCTACAAAAAAAAGCAAATTACACTATAGTTTCAGATGGTGCCGACATGTTTGATGACGGTACGGAGAACATTGGCATGTGGGCTAATAATAACAATAAACAAGTTGTAGCTTTTAGAAATTTCACCGAAACTGGACTACCAGGAGGAATTCCATCAACAATGGCAATTGGAGATAGCTTTACAATTAAACTTAATGCAACTAGAGCATATGGACAAATAGGTATTGCGCTTTTATCAAGTCCTACTTCTACGGCTACTTGGGCTGATAGGCACAATAATTATGCTGTACAAGTAAATATGAATGGTAATGGAGGTACTTATCCTCCAATAGAAGTTGTTTCTAATGGAGGAGCTATAGATGCAACTTCAATTAATGGGTCTACAACTTATACAGATTTTAACTTTAAGTTCACATTACTAAGTTCAACTACTATGCAAGTCTCCCTTAATGATGGAGTTGAAACATATAGCATACAACTAAATAACCAAAACATTACAGGCTATTCTATATATCTTGCAGATGACTGGAATGGAACTACAAATTCAAATATTTATTGGAAACCAACCACAGCATATGTGTATTCGCAAACGTTAGGAATAAAAACTAACGATTTAATTAAAGGATTAGAAATATCTCCTAATCCTGTACAAACAACTTTTTCTGTAAATAAAGATGTTTCTAAGCTTTCAATTTATGATGTCTCAGGAAAGTTAATAAAAAGTTTTATAGGCGATTATAATAAAGGTAAAGCATTTAATATAGATAACATTTCAAAAGGATTGTATTTAGTTCAAATAGAAAACAAATTAGGTGCAACTTGGACCACTAAACTTATTAAGTTGTAA